The proteins below come from a single Streptomyces spongiicola genomic window:
- a CDS encoding methionine synthase, producing the protein MSGAVWGPATGVGSLPGGDAREAARTVTGSFGDFPHLPELPGRGPGADMVGRTAGLLVELYARVEPSGWRIGDRPGRDTRRARSWLGEDLDALEEFAQGYEGPLKVQAVGPWTLAAALELRNGEAALADPGACRDLAGSLAEGLRGHLAEVRRRVPGARPVLQLDEPSLTAVLGGGVRTASGYRTHRAVDRQLAESTLREVVATAGVPVAVHSCAPRVPFALLRRAGVAGISFDFSLLTERDDESVGEAVEGGTKLLAGVVSATDGPLSDPASSVMGVRTLWRRLGLNPGTLAESVVITPSCGLAGASPGYARAALAHCVRAARSLVDNPE; encoded by the coding sequence GTGAGCGGCGCCGTGTGGGGTCCTGCGACCGGAGTCGGCTCGCTGCCCGGCGGGGACGCGCGCGAGGCCGCGAGGACCGTCACCGGGTCCTTCGGGGACTTCCCCCACCTGCCCGAGCTGCCCGGCCGCGGCCCCGGCGCCGACATGGTCGGCCGGACCGCGGGGCTGCTGGTGGAGCTGTACGCGCGCGTCGAGCCGAGCGGTTGGCGGATCGGTGACCGGCCGGGCCGGGACACCCGGCGGGCCAGGTCCTGGCTCGGTGAGGACCTGGACGCGCTGGAGGAGTTCGCCCAGGGCTACGAGGGCCCGCTCAAGGTCCAGGCCGTCGGGCCGTGGACGCTCGCGGCCGCGCTGGAACTCAGGAACGGCGAGGCGGCCCTCGCCGACCCCGGCGCCTGCCGGGACCTCGCGGGCTCGCTGGCCGAGGGGCTGCGCGGCCATCTCGCCGAGGTGCGGCGCCGGGTGCCGGGTGCGCGTCCCGTGCTGCAACTGGACGAGCCCTCCCTGACGGCGGTGCTGGGCGGCGGGGTGAGGACCGCCAGCGGATACCGGACGCACCGCGCCGTGGACCGGCAGCTCGCCGAGAGCACGCTGCGGGAGGTCGTCGCCACCGCCGGTGTGCCGGTGGCCGTGCACTCCTGTGCTCCTCGGGTGCCGTTCGCCCTGCTGCGCCGGGCGGGCGTCGCCGGGATCTCGTTCGATTTCTCGCTTCTCACCGAGCGTGACGACGAGTCGGTCGGTGAGGCGGTCGAGGGCGGCACGAAGCTCCTGGCGGGGGTCGTGTCCGCCACCGACGGCCCGTTGTCCGACCCTGCTAGTAGCGTCATGGGTGTCAGGACGCTGTGGCGCAGGCTGGGGCTGAATCCGGGGACTCTCGCCGAGTCCGTCGTGATCACCCCGTCGTGCGGGCTCGCGGGCGCTTCACCCGGCTATGCCCGTGCGGCCCTCGCGCACTGCGTCCGGGCGGCGAGATCGCTCGTGGACAACCCTGAGTGA
- the ligA gene encoding NAD-dependent DNA ligase LigA — MDRGPRWREDVTVAVEQQGPVPAEVRDEHARLAEQIEEHRFRYYVKDQPVVSDAEFDRLMRSLEALEGRYPELRTPDSPTQRVAVAYETEFTAVEHRERMLSLDNAFDEAELAAWVDRVAKEVGTSAHRFLCELKVDGLAVNLTYEKGRLTRAATRGDGRTGEDITPNVRTIADIPVRLRGDRVPDLVEIRGEVYFPMEAFEELNARRIAAGEQPYANPRNSASGSLRQKDPRVTATLPLHMVVHGIGARDGLEIARLSEAYELLHEWGLPTARHYRVVDSLEEVREFIAYYGEHRHSVEHEIDGVVVKLDEIPLQGRLGSTSRAPRWAIAWKYPPEEVNTKLVDIRVGVGRTGRVTPYAQVEPVTVAGSEVEFATLHNQDVVKAKGVLIGDTVVLRKAGDVIPEILGPVVDLRDGGEREFVMPAECPECGTALRPMKEGDVDLRCPNARSCPAQLRERLFYLVGRKSLDVEAFGYVAAAALTKPLEPAEPPLADEGDLFDLTVEQLLPIKAYVLDQDSGLPKRDPRTGEEKVVTVFANQQGEPKKNTLAMLENLAAARERPLARILTGLSIRHVGPVAAEELAREFRSIERIEQASQEELAAVEGVGPTIAASVKQWFEEDWHREILRKWRAAGVRMEEEGSGEDEGPRPLEGLTVVVTGTLEKHTRDGAKDALQSRGAKVTGSVSKKTSFVVVGDNPGSKYDKAVQLKVPVLDEDGFAVLLEQGPDAAREAAAPIGE, encoded by the coding sequence ATGGACCGAGGGCCGAGGTGGCGGGAGGACGTGACGGTGGCTGTCGAACAGCAGGGGCCGGTGCCGGCGGAGGTGCGGGACGAGCATGCCCGGCTGGCCGAGCAGATCGAGGAGCACCGCTTCCGGTACTACGTGAAGGACCAGCCGGTCGTCAGCGACGCCGAGTTCGACCGGCTGATGCGGTCCCTGGAGGCGCTCGAGGGCAGGTATCCGGAGCTTCGGACGCCCGACTCGCCGACCCAGCGGGTCGCGGTCGCCTACGAGACGGAGTTCACGGCGGTCGAGCACCGCGAGCGGATGCTGTCCCTCGACAACGCCTTCGACGAGGCGGAGCTCGCCGCCTGGGTGGACCGGGTCGCCAAGGAGGTCGGCACGTCCGCGCACCGCTTCCTGTGCGAGCTGAAGGTCGACGGCCTGGCGGTCAACCTCACCTACGAGAAGGGCCGGCTCACCCGGGCCGCGACCAGGGGCGACGGCCGCACCGGCGAGGACATCACCCCCAACGTCCGGACGATCGCGGACATCCCGGTCCGCCTGCGGGGCGACCGGGTCCCCGACCTGGTGGAGATCCGGGGCGAGGTCTACTTCCCCATGGAGGCCTTCGAGGAGCTCAACGCCCGCCGGATCGCGGCCGGTGAGCAGCCCTATGCCAACCCCCGGAACTCGGCGTCGGGTTCGCTGCGGCAGAAGGACCCCAGGGTCACCGCGACCCTGCCGCTGCACATGGTGGTGCACGGGATCGGCGCGCGCGACGGCCTGGAGATCGCCCGGCTCTCGGAGGCGTACGAGCTCCTGCACGAGTGGGGCCTGCCGACGGCCCGGCACTACAGGGTGGTGGACTCCCTGGAGGAGGTGCGGGAGTTCATCGCGTACTACGGCGAGCACCGGCACTCCGTGGAGCACGAGATCGACGGGGTGGTCGTCAAGCTGGACGAGATCCCGCTCCAGGGCCGGCTGGGTTCGACGTCGAGGGCGCCGCGCTGGGCGATCGCCTGGAAGTACCCGCCGGAGGAGGTCAACACCAAGCTGGTGGACATCCGCGTCGGGGTGGGCCGTACCGGCCGGGTGACGCCGTACGCGCAGGTGGAGCCGGTGACGGTCGCGGGATCCGAGGTCGAGTTCGCGACCCTGCACAACCAGGACGTGGTCAAGGCCAAGGGCGTCCTGATCGGCGACACCGTGGTGCTGCGCAAGGCGGGCGACGTCATCCCGGAGATCCTCGGCCCCGTGGTCGACCTGCGGGACGGCGGCGAGCGGGAGTTCGTCATGCCGGCCGAGTGCCCCGAGTGCGGTACGGCCCTGCGGCCGATGAAGGAGGGCGACGTCGATCTGCGCTGCCCCAACGCCCGCAGTTGCCCGGCCCAGTTGCGGGAGCGGCTGTTCTATCTGGTGGGCCGCAAGTCCCTGGACGTGGAGGCGTTCGGCTATGTGGCCGCGGCGGCTCTGACGAAGCCGCTGGAGCCGGCCGAGCCGCCGCTGGCCGACGAGGGCGACCTGTTCGACCTGACGGTCGAGCAGCTGCTGCCCATCAAGGCGTATGTGCTGGACCAGGACAGCGGACTGCCCAAGCGCGACCCCAGGACCGGCGAGGAGAAGGTCGTCACCGTCTTCGCCAACCAGCAGGGTGAGCCCAAGAAGAACACGCTGGCGATGCTGGAGAACCTCGCGGCCGCCAGGGAGCGGCCACTGGCCCGCATCCTCACCGGTCTCTCCATCCGCCATGTGGGGCCGGTGGCCGCCGAGGAGCTGGCCCGCGAGTTCCGTTCGATCGAACGCATCGAACAGGCGTCCCAGGAGGAGCTCGCGGCCGTCGAGGGCGTCGGGCCGACCATCGCCGCCTCGGTGAAGCAGTGGTTCGAGGAGGACTGGCACCGCGAGATCCTCCGCAAGTGGCGGGCCGCAGGCGTCCGGATGGAGGAGGAGGGCTCCGGCGAGGACGAGGGACCGCGCCCGCTCGAGGGACTCACGGTCGTCGTCACCGGCACGCTCGAGAAGCACACCAGGGATGGCGCGAAAGACGCGCTCCAGAGCCGTGGAGCGAAGGTGACGGGTTCCGTCTCGAAGAAGACCTCGTTCGTCGTTGTGGGTGACAACCCTGGATCGAAATACGACAAAGCGGTGCAACTGAAGGTGCCCGTACTGGACGAGGACGGCTTCGCGGTCCTTCTCGAGCAAGGGCCGGACGCGGCCCGCGAGGCGGCCGCACCGATCGGGGAATAG
- a CDS encoding putative bifunctional diguanylate cyclase/phosphodiesterase encodes MEPTESAAPVSRPRGLAGLAFVAGIASKLPLVVTGIAALALAAGLFDALREGRALFPAGAEGWSLAALTAVIVGHLVALGRDRWWGGTGSGAALTLAVLLLYGWVPAAVVSLAVVVLVGAARRHRWRQGALHGAVDVLGIGAAALVLAAFGEAPTVEAPWQPLQWGPEAIPEVVLAAAAYIAVTRMLLWYALVPQGSGLPTVARTALLRQGLVAVALLGIAPLICVVATTVPAVLPLFAVPLIALDSTLWIARARAEEQLRDPLTKLPNRQCLLERTWTALEEAEGIGARSALVLIDLDRFRSVNDTLGHLAGDRLLLQIAERLKLALPRGAEAARLGGDEFAVLLPTTDSTTSAQRVARHLVGQLSSPLDLDGLTLVLEASAGLAVFPDHALDAEGLLRRADVAMYQAKRDRTGVEVYESKRDSNTPDRLGLLGDLRRALDAGEVELHYQPKVRFDGHVAGLEALVRWVHPDRGRVPPDEFIAIAESSGLMPHLTEYVLESALGQVAKWRSQGLEVPVAVNVSPRDVHTPGFAGSVAARLARHGVPAGALQLEITEHVLLEDPQRAGDTLAALTGHGVKMSLDDFGTGYSSLVHLRRLPVSELKIDRSFVARLAVDAEDAEIVRCTVDLAHSLGLLVVAEGVEDDETWERLRDLGCDAVQGWLVAAAMPPQETTAWLRARGQHGWRRPVGELPAAPSEVDRPSGLVN; translated from the coding sequence ATGGAACCGACCGAGAGCGCCGCCCCGGTCTCACGGCCGCGTGGTCTCGCGGGGCTCGCGTTCGTCGCGGGCATCGCGTCGAAGCTGCCGCTCGTCGTCACGGGCATCGCCGCACTCGCCCTGGCGGCCGGGCTCTTCGACGCCCTGCGCGAGGGGCGGGCGCTCTTCCCCGCGGGCGCCGAGGGCTGGTCCCTCGCCGCGCTGACCGCCGTCATCGTCGGCCATCTGGTCGCCCTCGGGCGGGACCGCTGGTGGGGCGGCACGGGTTCCGGTGCCGCCCTGACGCTCGCGGTGCTGCTGCTGTACGGCTGGGTTCCGGCCGCCGTGGTCAGCCTCGCCGTGGTGGTGCTGGTCGGCGCAGCCCGGCGGCACCGCTGGCGGCAGGGCGCCCTGCACGGCGCGGTGGACGTCCTGGGCATCGGCGCGGCCGCACTCGTCCTCGCCGCGTTCGGCGAGGCACCGACCGTCGAGGCCCCCTGGCAGCCCCTGCAGTGGGGACCGGAAGCGATCCCCGAGGTGGTGCTGGCCGCGGCCGCGTACATCGCCGTCACCCGGATGCTGCTCTGGTACGCCCTGGTGCCGCAGGGCAGCGGACTGCCCACGGTCGCCCGCACCGCGCTGCTGCGGCAGGGACTCGTGGCCGTCGCCCTGCTCGGCATCGCCCCGTTGATCTGCGTCGTTGCGACCACCGTGCCGGCGGTGCTCCCGCTGTTCGCCGTGCCGCTGATCGCCCTCGACTCCACCCTGTGGATCGCCCGCGCCCGGGCCGAGGAGCAGCTGCGCGACCCGCTCACCAAGCTCCCCAACCGCCAGTGCCTGCTGGAGCGCACCTGGACGGCGCTGGAGGAGGCCGAGGGGATCGGAGCGCGCTCGGCCCTCGTCCTGATCGATCTCGACCGGTTCCGCTCGGTCAACGACACGCTCGGCCACCTCGCGGGCGACCGGCTGCTGCTCCAGATCGCCGAACGGCTGAAGCTCGCGCTGCCGCGCGGAGCCGAGGCCGCGCGGCTGGGCGGCGACGAGTTCGCCGTGCTGCTGCCCACGACCGACTCCACCACCAGCGCCCAGCGGGTCGCCCGGCACCTGGTGGGCCAGCTCTCCTCACCCCTCGACCTCGACGGGCTCACCCTGGTCCTGGAGGCCAGCGCCGGCCTCGCCGTCTTCCCCGACCACGCCCTCGACGCCGAAGGGCTGCTCAGGCGGGCGGATGTGGCGATGTACCAGGCGAAGCGCGACCGCACCGGCGTCGAGGTGTACGAGTCCAAGCGCGACTCGAACACACCGGACCGGCTCGGACTGCTCGGCGATCTGCGCCGGGCGCTGGACGCGGGCGAGGTGGAACTCCACTACCAGCCGAAGGTCCGCTTCGACGGCCATGTCGCCGGGCTCGAGGCACTGGTGCGCTGGGTGCACCCGGACCGCGGCCGGGTTCCCCCCGACGAGTTCATCGCCATCGCGGAGTCCTCGGGGCTGATGCCGCATCTGACCGAGTACGTGCTGGAGTCCGCGCTGGGCCAGGTCGCCAAGTGGCGCTCCCAGGGCCTCGAGGTGCCGGTCGCCGTCAATGTGTCGCCGCGCGACGTCCACACCCCGGGCTTCGCCGGCTCCGTCGCGGCACGGCTCGCCCGGCACGGCGTCCCGGCGGGCGCGCTGCAACTGGAGATCACCGAGCATGTGCTGCTGGAGGACCCGCAGCGGGCCGGGGACACCCTCGCGGCGCTCACCGGCCACGGCGTGAAGATGTCGCTGGACGACTTCGGCACGGGCTACTCCTCCCTGGTCCATCTGCGTCGGCTGCCGGTCAGCGAACTCAAGATCGACCGGTCGTTCGTCGCCCGGCTCGCGGTCGACGCTGAAGACGCCGAGATCGTCCGCTGCACCGTCGACCTCGCCCACTCCCTCGGACTGCTCGTGGTCGCCGAGGGCGTGGAGGACGACGAGACCTGGGAGCGGCTGCGCGACCTGGGCTGCGACGCGGTGCAGGGCTGGCTGGTCGCGGCGGCGATGCCGCCCCAGGAGACCACGGCCTGGCTGCGGGCCCGGGGCCAGCACGGCTGGCGCCGCCCGGTGGGCGAGCTTCCCGCCGCCCCGTCCGAGGTGGACCGCCCGTCGGGCCTGGTGAACTGA
- the gatC gene encoding Asp-tRNA(Asn)/Glu-tRNA(Gln) amidotransferase subunit GatC: MPGITREEVAHLARLARLELKAEELDHFAGQLDDIIGAVARVAEVADRDVPPTSHPLPLTNVMRADEVRPSLTSEQALSCAPAQEQQRFKVPQILGED, translated from the coding sequence ATGCCTGGCATCACGCGCGAGGAGGTCGCCCACCTCGCCCGGCTGGCACGTCTGGAGCTGAAGGCCGAAGAGCTCGACCACTTCGCCGGACAGCTCGACGACATCATCGGCGCGGTCGCCCGCGTCGCCGAGGTCGCCGACCGAGACGTACCGCCGACCTCCCATCCGCTGCCGCTGACCAACGTCATGCGCGCGGACGAGGTCCGTCCGTCGCTCACCTCCGAGCAGGCGCTCTCCTGCGCCCCGGCACAGGAGCAGCAGCGTTTCAAGGTGCCGCAGATCCTGGGGGAGGACTGA